In Camelina sativa cultivar DH55 chromosome 16, Cs, whole genome shotgun sequence, a single window of DNA contains:
- the LOC104753590 gene encoding uncharacterized protein LOC104753590: protein MSGSNSPASVSETIVVSPSSTLVNVNMMNVTKLTASNFLMWSRQVHALLDGYDLAGYIDGSLTVPPLTVTAADFFFANPDFVVWKRQDRLIYSALLGAISISVQPILSKAVTAQDIWTTLSSTYANPSHGFTIRFDQLALLGKPVEHEAQIEFILEGLSEDYKTTKLATKAALTSSLPATANVATYRGNNSSRPHGRNNNRNNHTDNNWSPNPQHQHQQYSPRPYQGKCQICGVYGHSARRCSQLQLPPMPYSSNQSSVSSVTPWQPRAHLATTQQYNPGNWLLDTGATHHLTSDLNNLALHQPYTGGEEVTTADGLGMPISHTSSALMH, encoded by the exons ATGTCTGGTTCAAACTCTCCTGCCTCTGTTTCAGAGACCATCGTTGTCTCTCCCTCCTCTACACTCGTTAATGTTAACATGATGAATGTTACGAAACTGACGGCATCCAACTTTCTCATGTGGAGCCGCCAAGTTCACGCACTCCTCGATGGTTATGATCTCGCTGGTTACATCGACGGATCTCTCACCGTCCCGCCGCTGACAGTTACTGCGGCTGATTTTTTCTTTGCCAATCCTGACTTTGTGGTGTGGAAGAGACAAGATCGGTTGATCTACAGTGCACTTTTAGGCGCCATCTCCATCTCTGTCCAGCCGATCCTCTCCAAGGCAGTCACGGCTCAAGACATATGGACCACTCTCTCGTCTACTTATGCCAACCCCAGCCATG GTTTTACCATCCGCTTTGACCAACTTGCTCTCCTTGGGAAACCAGTGGAACATGAAGCTCAGATTGAGTTCATCCTTGAAGGTCTCTCTGAAGATTACAAAACC ACGAAACTTGCTACGAAGGCGGCACTCACGTCGTCTCTTCCAGCGACTGCTAATGTTGCGACCTACCGTGGAAACAACTCCTCTCGTCCTCATGGCCGCAACAACAATCGCAACAACCACACCGACAACAACTGGTCACCTAATCcgcaacaccaacaccaacaataCTCACCGCGTCCATATCAAGGCAAATGTCAAATCTGTGGGGTCTATGGTCATAGTGCTCGTCGGTGTTCTCAACTCCAGCTTCCGCCCATGCCATACAGCTCCAACCAGTCGTCCGTGTCGTCTGTCACTCCTTGGCAGCCGCGGGCTCATTTAGCAACGACTCAACAGTACAATCCGGGGAATTGGTTGCTGGATACTGGTGCTACACATCATCTCACATCCGACTTGAACAACCTCGCACTTCATCAGCCTTACACTGGGGGTGAAGAAGTCACTACTGCTGATGGCTTAGGGATGCCTATTTCCCACACTAGTTCTGCCTTAATGCATTAA
- the LOC104753589 gene encoding uncharacterized protein LOC104753589, giving the protein MEKQETLKPSAQHLNEAAYKLLANPHIEPTVRFIASLTKPTGNQLIRTKFFCFCVDSYPACLSLKIMRIYTSKEPRVHDGIRENAVRCLKCLHAIFILEEASLNSEVVHVLSPELISCLEEQVISERNFKILSMLVNSIAFEIFTIHEETWVDLCEFISCRAEAEFAKAVFVFTSLSMPSDKELFVLPLMDNLLPAILKRLGNVHEGSVSSQWGLAFMGGFCAAVHLLETTSVALVENLVNEMLKSVNRGMELGFLGKALRDVEIAVVQQLWWYCTTKFRFVLGFIRRIDAMISEETTKDVLQGIKMVVEKKIREIG; this is encoded by the exons ATGGAGAAGCAGGAGACGCTGAAACCTTCCGCCCAACACTTGAACGAAGCTGCCTATAAGCTTCTTGCGAATCCCCACATCGAACCGACAGTGAGATTCATCGCCTCCCTCACAAAGCCAACAGGGAATCAACTGATCAGAACCAAGTTCTTCTGTTTCTGCGTTGACTCTTACCCGGCATGTCTCTCTCTCAAGATCATGCGAATCTATACCTCAAAAGAGCCACGTGTCCATGACGGGATCAGAGAGAATGCAGTAAGGTGTCTGAAA TGTCTCCACGCTATTTTCATCTTAGAAGAAGCGTCTTTGAATTCAGAAGTGGTTCACGTACTCTCGCCTGAACTCATATCTTGCCTTGAAGAACAAGTCATCTCGGAAAGAAATTTCAAGATTCTTTCCATGCTTGTGAACAGTATTGCGTTCGAGATATTCACCATTCACGAAGAAACGTGGGTTGACTTGTGTGAGTTTATCTCCTGTAGAGCTGAGGCAGAGTTTGCGAAAGCTGTTTTCGTGTTCACGAGCTTGTCCATGCCTTCGGATAAAGAATTGTTTGTGCTTCCACTCATGGATAATCTTTTACCAGCGATCTTGAAACGGTTAGGAAACGTCCACGAGGGTTCGGTTTCGAGCCAGTGGGGTTTAGCGTTCATGGGTGGGTTTTGTGCGGCAGTTCATTTGTTGGAGACGACAAGTGTTGCTTTGGTGGAGAATCTTGTTAATGAGATGTTGAAGTCTGTGAACAGAGGAATGGAATTAGGGTTTCTTGGGAAGGCGCTTCGGGATGTTGAAATCGCTGTGGTGCAACAGTTATGGTGGTATTGTACTACCAAGTTTAGATTCGTTTTAGGTTTTATTAGGAGGATTGATGCGATGATCAGTGAGGAGACAACGAAGGATGTGTTGCAAGGGATTAAGATGGTTGTGGAAAAGAAGATACGTGAAATTGGTTGA